CTAAAACTTCATATCTCTTTGTAAAGGGCTAATAATAGATTAAGTATTTGCACAAAACAACACATATCTATAACCCTAACAATCAATCACTTACTCCAAATGCCATTTATAATCAAGGCCTATTCATAGCTTTAAACTTTGTTGGTGTAGTCAATCAATACCTCCGAAGGTTCGTCGTCATCGGCTAAAAGTGTATTGGCATTGGCATAATGAATCAACGACCAATTATGTTGGTGGTCTTCGACCAAGGCACTCAGCGACTCCACCCAATCGCCCGAATTCATATAAGTAACCTGATTGATATTTTTGATTTCGGGCTTATGAATATGCCCACAGATAATACCCTCACAGTCGTTGGCGAGGGCTAACTCGGCCAGTTTTTCTTCAAAATCAGACACATGATTCACGGCTTTCTTGACCTGCTGTTTGATTCTTTGCGAAAACGAATAATAAGGCAAGCCACGCCAAGCCCGATACTGATTATATAGCTTGTTGATACTTAGCAAAAAAGTATAACCTATATCGCCTAAATGAGCCAACCATTTCATCTGAGAGGTCACCGAATCAAAAATATCGCCATGAGTAATAAAAAACTGTTTTTTACCCGACTTCAAGACATAGTCTTTGCGAATGCTAAACTGCTTGCCCAACTGAAAAGGAATAATTTGGTCGAGAAAATCGTCATGATTTCCTCTGATATACACCACTTTAGTACCCTGTTCTTCAATCATCTTGAGAACCGCTCGAAAAAAAGCCGTATGTTTTTTTTTCCAAGAGCCTCCCTTTTTCAGTTGCCAGCCATCAATAATATCACCATTCATGATAAGGATATCGCAAGAAGTAGATTTCAAGAAAGAAACGACCTCTTTGGCCTTTGCCCCTTCCGAGCCTAAGTGTAAGTCAGAAATGACAATTGTTCTATATTGTTTGGTTACTTTCATTCAATTCTAATTCAAGCAATTTCAGAGACATAAAGTATAAGCATAAAACCAGAATATACATATCCAGCTTTTTACAGCCGAATTACATTGATACTATTGAGATGACCTATTGCTGAATCAAAATTGGAGAATTACTATAACTTAACGGTTGTGCTAGTGTTATGCTTTTGTTAAGGTTATACCGAGAATAGCATGAGAGCAGAATGCTAGAAAAAAGAAAGCTTACAGAGAGAATCTTAAAAAGATAGGTAAAAAGGAATATCTTTCAATGCCTATATGATACAGCATCAGTTTAATACTTTTGATGTTAAATAATCGTTGATGTTGACTACTATGTTTTTAATGCCACTTCGACGACTACTGATAGTCAATAGTTTACAATTATCATACATTATCACGGTTTAAGTTGTAGCAATTATTCTTTCTAGAAATACTTAATAAATAAACCGTGACAAGGGCTATTGTTATATGTTGTTTGAGGTATTGATTTCACCAATTTTATTTATCAACATTTGGCGAGTAAATTCTTATTTGGAGGTTCTTCTTTTTTTAGAATACTTTTTTCAAAAAAGTATCTATATAACCTACCGTTGGGTCAAACCACGGAGTAAATAAACAAAATGAATGTGGCGAATCGGGAAAGGTATGTACTTCTGTATAAATATGGTACTGTGCTAATTTCTTCCTATAATCATCTCTACCAGCGTGCATTCTGTCTACAGAACTATTAATAAATAATGTTGGCGGTGTATTTTTCCCTGCATAGGTTAGGGCTGATGCTTCTTGCCAAAGTTCAGGCTTTTCGTCTTTGCTGTAGCCAAACCAATAGGTGGCTGCTGAGGTAGAACGGCTGTCATCGCCCTCGCCCGACTCGGGGTGTATATAAGCCAAGATACCGTCAATATCTATTATAGCTTGTACGGCACTCGAATGATTTAGGTTACCCTGATTTCCTTCAAATTTGGGCATATTATTGGTATTACCAATCAGAGCAGCCAATTGGCCTCCTGCCGAAAAACCCAAACTGGCTATTTTGGTGGTATCTAGTCCGTAAGTTTTGGCATTGGCTCGAATCCATCGAAGGGCTGCTTTGAGGTCATTTACAGCCGCTGGATATAGGGCTTCGGTCGACAAACGGTACTCGGCCGTAAAGGTTATATAGCCCAATGAGGCTAGCTTTTGTGCCAAAGGGATATGCTGTGTGCGATTGCCCGAACGCCACCCTCCTCCATGAATAATTAAAATTGCTGGACGTAATTTTCGTGATTTTTCTTTCGGCCAAAAAGCATCTAAATACAAATCTCTTGTTGTGGTATTGGTATAGGGTATATCTCTTTTTTCGGTAATACCTCCAAAAGTATTTTCTGTTACCAACAAGGCATTGGGGTGTGTTTTGTGGGTATGCTTTAAGGCACTATAACTACTATACGAAGTATCTTTAATTCCTGTTAGTCCTTTGGTAGATTGGCCTACAGCAGCAATACTACACAATATTGTTACTAACAAAATGCAAAACGATTTCATGGTTAATGGTTGGGGTTTTGTTAAGGTTTACTTTTTCTGCCAAAATACACCAAATTTCGGAATTTGTTTACCTGAAAATATATTTTCTAGGGTGTATTCACTAGCTTCTTTGTTGGTAAGCTGATACGACCACTTGGCTCGGCTTTGAGGCTTGTAGCCACTTCCCGAACAGCGGTATTCTGCATAAAAAGTAGTTTGTTCGGTTTCGGGCCTCGACCAGTTGTCCCAGCCTACAGGTAGAATATGATTGCCCATTTCGCAATCAATAAATACGGTTTTGGCATAATCACGCCATGGACGACCTAAATAGACTTTATCTACTCCAATATCGGCAGTAAGTCGACAGTTTTTAAAAACATAACCGTATACAACCCACCGTGGCGTAGAGGCTGCCGTAATAAACGAATTTGACTTGCTGTGTATCTGACAATTTTCAAATAAAGCTGTTGACGAGCCAAAGATAAAATCAACAGTGCCTTCTATATAACAATTCAAAAAGTATTGCCTAGCGTTTTCGCCCGAAGCAAAAACGGTATCTTGATTTCCCAGTAGTTTGCAGTTGTCAATCACACATCTGTCGCCTTCTATATGCAAGGCCACAGCCTGCCCTACTCTACCCGCAGTGTTTTCGATGGTTAGGTTTTTTATCACAATATCATTCCCCATAATTCTTAGAGTATAAGAATCAAATGTTTCCATTTTACCTTTTCCCGAATAGTCATCATAGCTAATAATGGTACTATCTAGGCTTTCCCCCACAAAGCTAATATTGGTTAATGTACTAGGAATTATAATTTTTTCTTTATAAATCCCTTTTTTAATATGTACCGTAATGGCCTTGGGAAGGTATACCCGAATCGCATCGATGGCATCTTGGATATAACGAAAATCGCCCGAACCATCTTTGGCTACTACTAAATCTCGTTGTATTTTTAGAGCTTGTGCATAGGTTTTTTGAGGCAAAAGCCCAACCAAAAGAAGGGATATACACCAAGAAAAAAACAGGTTACTTTTGGTAATATTCATACATCAAATAAGGTTATCTAAAAACACTTTGTACGGATGCTCTTCTTTAGAAAAGTCCTGTTTTATAAAGGCAAAAAGAGGTTGAAACTACTTTATTTTGCTTCGACAAACGATTATTCTTTAGTTATTGCCTGAGTCATTTCTCCTCTTTCCAAGACTTACACACACTTCTATTCTTTACCAAAAACATATTTAAAACCATATTTTTCACGATTAACATGAAAATTCAAACATATACAATAATAACCCAAACAGATATTTGTTTTTTTACAGAAAAAATCCCTACTTACAAGTAAAGAAAGCTTTTGAGTTAAGACCTTGGTTAACTCTAAAAAGGTATTTATCAGCATGAACTATTCTGTTTTTTTCTTGAAAAAATCAGTAAAACATTACACCTTTATTAGCTGTTTTTATCTCATCCTTACCGCTAT
The DNA window shown above is from Flectobacillus major DSM 103 and carries:
- a CDS encoding pectinesterase family protein, with the protein product MNITKSNLFFSWCISLLLVGLLPQKTYAQALKIQRDLVVAKDGSGDFRYIQDAIDAIRVYLPKAITVHIKKGIYKEKIIIPSTLTNISFVGESLDSTIISYDDYSGKGKMETFDSYTLRIMGNDIVIKNLTIENTAGRVGQAVALHIEGDRCVIDNCKLLGNQDTVFASGENARQYFLNCYIEGTVDFIFGSSTALFENCQIHSKSNSFITAASTPRWVVYGYVFKNCRLTADIGVDKVYLGRPWRDYAKTVFIDCEMGNHILPVGWDNWSRPETEQTTFYAEYRCSGSGYKPQSRAKWSYQLTNKEASEYTLENIFSGKQIPKFGVFWQKK
- a CDS encoding UDP-2,3-diacylglucosamine diphosphatase, whose amino-acid sequence is MKVTKQYRTIVISDLHLGSEGAKAKEVVSFLKSTSCDILIMNGDIIDGWQLKKGGSWKKKHTAFFRAVLKMIEEQGTKVVYIRGNHDDFLDQIIPFQLGKQFSIRKDYVLKSGKKQFFITHGDIFDSVTSQMKWLAHLGDIGYTFLLSINKLYNQYRAWRGLPYYSFSQRIKQQVKKAVNHVSDFEEKLAELALANDCEGIICGHIHKPEIKNINQVTYMNSGDWVESLSALVEDHQHNWSLIHYANANTLLADDDEPSEVLIDYTNKV
- a CDS encoding alpha/beta hydrolase; this encodes MKSFCILLVTILCSIAAVGQSTKGLTGIKDTSYSSYSALKHTHKTHPNALLVTENTFGGITEKRDIPYTNTTTRDLYLDAFWPKEKSRKLRPAILIIHGGGWRSGNRTQHIPLAQKLASLGYITFTAEYRLSTEALYPAAVNDLKAALRWIRANAKTYGLDTTKIASLGFSAGGQLAALIGNTNNMPKFEGNQGNLNHSSAVQAIIDIDGILAYIHPESGEGDDSRSTSAATYWFGYSKDEKPELWQEASALTYAGKNTPPTLFINSSVDRMHAGRDDYRKKLAQYHIYTEVHTFPDSPHSFCLFTPWFDPTVGYIDTFLKKVF